One region of Wyeomyia smithii strain HCP4-BCI-WySm-NY-G18 chromosome 3, ASM2978416v1, whole genome shotgun sequence genomic DNA includes:
- the LOC129732495 gene encoding ralA-binding protein 1 codes for MDFDSPDVEKDFPGLYAPEGSGRSKKDDKDFAEAEAEKVSKKELLIGRRKDKKEKKSAYATLEGESSPEEDLETKSPSKSKKTKAFKFPSKSKEKREKSREKEKERPETSKQEEAKQPEKIEKEKDKDKKKEKDKKDKDKKEKSKDKKEKKLKQASVNEEVLDLGDVQPIFGVSLGLAVERSRCHDTINLPLVVRDCIDYLQEHGLQSDQIYKVEAVKTKLQQLKKAYNSREGSCVDEFDVPIACSLLKLFLKELPEPILTTDLSTQFEEVASHSEVSQQEQELVSLIQQLPSCNRTLLAWIILHLDAVTQNETHTKMNAQNTAMLLSPTLQMSHRLFVAILCHCNNLFADTELLKYVPPITASSPNLPETADEISLELKKQESLLAQIHAEMNAGFVTKKREEQLWEVQRIITQLKRKLRVFEKKPDCTQKSLDDTVDGDMSIDLNKAKLSCSDDESSIKTVTGVSTESATNTDAKNTPQETPEDVALIEQKINEIESPENDQSSKCVAGSTETVKISDQVTVTDNGFMLLPENHPDYLTLIRLQLENQELLNWKAQLQARINAERTEIVRMKRLLVTDNGITHGPSSLDCTVSDNGDYERLVAQYAKENALLEQKRQILAKEIFEENQALIQMQVELALNRYKI; via the exons ATGGATTTTGATAGTCCGGACGTGGAAAAAGATTTTCCCGGACTGTATGCTCCTGAAGGTAGTGGCAGGAGTAAAAAGGATGATAAAGATT TTGCAGAAGCAGAAGCTGAAAAGGTCAGCAAAAAAGAACTTTTAATCGGCCGtagaaaagataaaaaagagaaaaagagtgCTTATGCGACATTGGAGGGTGAGAGTTCACCAGAGGAGGACCTGGAAACTAA AAGTCcatcaaaatctaaaaaaacaaAAGCGTTTAAGTTCCCATCAAAAAGTAaggaaaaacgagaaaaatcgCGTGAAAAGGAAAAAGAAAGACCAGAAACAAGTAAGCAAGAGGAAGCAAAACAGCCAGAAAAAATAGAGAAAGAAAAGGATAAAgacaaaaagaaagagaaagataaAAAGGACAAAGACAAGAAGGAAAAATCTAAGGACAAAAAGgagaaaaaattgaagcaaGCAAGTGTCAATGAAGAAGTGCTGGACCTTGGTGACGTGCAACCTATATTTGGAGTGTCATTGGGATTAGCTGTAGAACGAAGTAGATGTCATGACACAATTAATCTGCCTTTAGTAGTTCGCGATTGCATTGATTATTTACAAGAGCATGGATTACAAAGCGATCAAATATATAAAGTTGAAGCAGTGAAAACTAAATTGCAGCAGCTAAAAAAGGCTTATAATAGCCGCGAAGGAAGCTGTGTCGATGAGTTTGATGTGCCAATTGCATGTAGTTTgttaaaactatttttaaagGAGTTACCAGAGCCTATTCTAACAACCGATCTATCAACAcagttcgaagaagtagcttcACATTCAGAAGTTTCGCAACAAGAGCAAGAGCTTGTGAGCTTAATACAGCAGCTGCCCAGTTGCAATCGTACACTATTAGCGTGGATAATACTTCATCTAGATGCAGTGACTCAGAACGAAACTCATACAAAAATGAACGCACAGAATACGGCGATGTTGCTTAGCCCGACGTTGCAAATGTCTCATCGATTATTTGTTGCTATACTCTGTCATTGCAACAATCTCTTCGCTGACACAGAATTGCTCAA ATATGTTCCACCAATCACTGCATCAAGCCCAAACTTACCAGAAACAGCGGATGAGATTTCTTTAGAGTTAAAAAAACAGGAAAGTTTACTTGCACAAATTCATGCAGAGATGAACGCCGGTTTCGTTACAAAGAAGCGTGAAGAACAGCTGTGGGAAGTGCAACGAATAATCACACAACTGAAG CGTAAATTaagggtatttgaaaaaaagcCTGACTGTACACAAAAAAGTTTGGATGATACTGTAGATGGCGACATGTCTATTGATCTGAATAAAGCAAAACTGTCTTGTTCCGATGACGAATCTTCCATAAAAACTGTTACTGGTGTTTCGACAGAATCAGCTACGAATACAGATGCGAAAAATACTCCTCAAGAAACCCCAGAGGATGTGGCGTTGATTGAAcagaaaatcaatgaaattgaatCACCTGAAAACGATCAGTCGTCAAAGTGCGTCGCTGGAAGTACTGAGACAGTGAAGATAAGCGACCAGGTTACTGTTACTGATAATGGATTTATGTTACTACCAGAAAATCATCCGGACTACTTAACGTTAATTAGGTTACAAttagaaaatcaagagttgctgAATTGGAAAGCCCAGTTGCAGGCACGTATCAACGCCGAACGAACAGAAATAGTTCGTATGAAACGGTTGTTAGTTACCGATAACGGAATTACCCATGGACCAAGCAGCTTGGACTGTACAGTAAGTGATAACGGAGACTATGAACGTTTGGTTGCGCAGTATGCAAAGGAAAATGCTCTACTAGAACAAAAACGGCAGATATTGGCAAAGGAAATTTTCGAAGAGAATCAAGCTTTGATTCAGATGCAAGTGGAACTTGCCCTGAATCGttacaaaatataa